A window from Tenacibaculum singaporense encodes these proteins:
- a CDS encoding DUF3103 family protein yields the protein MKTPRILLGALLASMLFIGCNNSEELVTGSESLTEQQTSDLVNKKEVAFQFIDLMKNQSFKEKTLELLNNQQPSVAMSKILNQTSEFVSDEESYKMLMSKTTMLEGKASKEAAPEKIEILEVWMHNGERIEDFSNVLFSFAPEGDEETWERVEAYTIDKEVVYLDPKEAPSQTVIVIETDGFETLKREVTYMNKYLQESGVQNNRFLKSSLDLSTKSARNAGLETTKLDKIRLNDDEEPWISGAAEVYAITSGIKDDKNNPEIKVIPMYYLDHDDTDYYPNQILLFWDDYQYQAANIQLFEKDDNTNYKDLVSAIVNGVFQIIGAVSTQPWVSVLGQVAGAIIQAMPNSWYTNNDDYVDSFYTIEKNKSYYNYYGARRNAKINLSPFYVAPN from the coding sequence ATGAAAACCCCCCGAATTTTATTAGGAGCTTTATTGGCTTCGATGTTGTTTATTGGCTGTAACAATTCTGAAGAATTAGTTACTGGTTCTGAAAGTTTAACAGAGCAACAAACTTCCGATTTAGTAAATAAGAAAGAAGTTGCTTTTCAATTTATTGATTTGATGAAGAATCAAAGCTTTAAAGAAAAGACTCTTGAGTTATTGAATAATCAGCAACCAAGTGTAGCGATGTCTAAAATTTTAAACCAAACTTCTGAGTTTGTAAGTGATGAAGAGTCATATAAAATGTTAATGTCTAAAACCACTATGTTAGAAGGTAAGGCGTCTAAAGAAGCCGCTCCTGAAAAGATAGAGATTTTAGAAGTTTGGATGCACAATGGAGAGAGAATAGAAGATTTTTCTAATGTGTTATTTTCTTTTGCTCCTGAAGGAGATGAGGAAACTTGGGAGAGAGTTGAAGCTTATACAATAGATAAAGAAGTTGTTTATCTTGATCCTAAAGAAGCACCAAGTCAAACAGTTATTGTTATTGAAACTGATGGTTTTGAAACCTTGAAGAGAGAGGTAACTTATATGAATAAGTATCTTCAAGAAAGTGGAGTTCAAAATAATAGGTTTTTAAAGTCTTCATTAGATTTAAGTACTAAATCTGCTAGAAATGCTGGATTGGAAACCACGAAGTTAGATAAAATAAGATTAAATGATGATGAAGAACCTTGGATAAGTGGTGCTGCTGAGGTATATGCAATAACATCAGGTATTAAAGATGATAAAAACAATCCTGAAATTAAGGTAATACCTATGTATTATTTAGATCATGATGATACTGATTATTATCCGAATCAAATATTATTGTTTTGGGATGATTATCAATACCAAGCTGCAAATATTCAGTTATTTGAAAAAGATGATAATACAAATTATAAGGACTTAGTTTCTGCTATTGTAAATGGAGTTTTTCAAATTATAGGAGCAGTTTCAACACAACCTTGGGTGAGTGTTTTAGGTCAAGTTGCAGGAGCAATAATTCAAGCAATGCCTAATAGTTGGTATACTAATAATGATGATTATGTAGATTCATTTTATACAATTGAAAAAAATAAGAGTTA
- the gyrB gene encoding DNA topoisomerase (ATP-hydrolyzing) subunit B, translated as MSEEKKHNYSADSIQALEGMEHVRMRPSMYIGDVGVRGLHHLVYEVVDNSIDEALAGHCDEISVDINEDNSITVKDNGRGIPVGIHKKEGVSALQVVMTKIGAGGKFDKDSYKVSGGLHGVGVSCVNALSDHLTATVHKEGKIWQQEYERGKTLYPVKTIGDTDFTGTIVTFLPDKSIFQQTTEYNYDTLATRMRELAYLNKGITITLTDKRNQDDEGNNISETFHSEEGLSEFVKFLDGTRTQIIQDVISMEGEKNGIPVEVAMVYNDSYAENLHSYVNNINTHEGGTHLSGFRRGLTHTLKKYADESGLLKNVKFEIAGDDFREGLTAIVSVKVAEPQFEGQTKTKLGNREVSAAVSQAVSEMLTDYLEENPNDAKTIVQKVILAAQARHAARKAREMVQRKTVMSIGGLPGKLSDCSETDPAQCEIFLVEGDSAGGTAKQGRDRNFQAILPLRGKILNVEKAMQHKVFENEEIKNMFTALGVTIGTEDDPRELNLTKLRYHKVVIMCDADVDGSHIATLILTFFFRYMREMVEQGYIYIATPPLYLVKKGQKREYAWDDNQRDLIAQKMGGSVTIQRYKGLGEMNAEQLWDTTMNPEFRTLRQVTIDNLTEADRIFSMLMGDEVPPRRDFIEKNAKYANIDA; from the coding sequence ATGAGCGAAGAAAAAAAACATAATTATTCTGCCGATAGTATCCAGGCGTTAGAAGGAATGGAGCATGTACGCATGCGTCCTTCCATGTATATTGGAGATGTTGGAGTACGAGGATTACACCATTTAGTATATGAGGTTGTAGATAACTCTATTGACGAAGCCTTAGCTGGTCACTGTGATGAAATATCAGTAGATATTAATGAAGATAACTCTATTACAGTAAAAGATAATGGTCGTGGTATTCCTGTTGGAATTCATAAAAAAGAAGGAGTTTCTGCCCTACAGGTTGTAATGACCAAGATTGGTGCTGGTGGTAAATTTGATAAAGATTCTTACAAGGTATCGGGTGGACTACATGGTGTTGGGGTTTCTTGTGTGAATGCACTTTCTGATCATTTAACTGCAACTGTACATAAAGAAGGTAAAATTTGGCAACAAGAGTACGAAAGAGGTAAAACTTTATACCCTGTAAAAACTATTGGAGATACGGATTTTACTGGAACTATTGTTACCTTCTTACCAGATAAATCAATCTTTCAACAAACAACAGAATACAACTACGACACCTTAGCTACACGTATGCGCGAATTGGCATACTTAAACAAAGGTATTACTATTACGTTGACAGACAAACGTAATCAGGATGATGAAGGGAATAATATTTCTGAAACATTTCATTCCGAGGAAGGTTTATCTGAGTTTGTGAAGTTCTTAGACGGGACAAGAACACAGATTATTCAGGATGTAATCTCTATGGAAGGTGAAAAAAATGGTATTCCTGTAGAAGTTGCTATGGTGTATAATGATTCTTATGCTGAAAATTTACACTCATACGTAAATAACATTAATACACACGAAGGAGGTACACACCTATCAGGTTTCCGTCGTGGTTTAACGCACACATTAAAAAAGTATGCTGATGAGTCTGGTTTACTTAAAAATGTAAAATTCGAAATTGCTGGTGATGATTTCCGTGAAGGACTTACAGCAATTGTATCTGTAAAAGTAGCAGAACCTCAATTCGAAGGTCAAACAAAAACAAAATTAGGTAACCGTGAAGTAAGCGCTGCTGTATCACAAGCTGTATCTGAAATGTTAACGGATTACCTAGAGGAAAATCCAAATGACGCTAAAACCATTGTTCAAAAGGTTATTTTAGCTGCACAAGCACGTCACGCAGCACGTAAAGCTCGTGAAATGGTACAGCGTAAAACAGTAATGAGTATTGGTGGTTTACCTGGTAAATTATCTGACTGTTCTGAAACTGATCCTGCTCAATGTGAAATATTCCTTGTTGAGGGAGACTCGGCAGGTGGTACTGCAAAACAAGGTCGTGACCGTAACTTCCAAGCTATTCTTCCTTTAAGAGGTAAAATCTTAAATGTAGAAAAAGCTATGCAACATAAAGTTTTTGAAAATGAAGAAATCAAAAACATGTTTACCGCATTAGGAGTTACTATTGGAACAGAAGACGACCCTCGTGAATTAAACTTAACCAAATTACGTTACCATAAAGTAGTTATTATGTGTGATGCCGATGTGGATGGTTCTCACATTGCTACTTTAATTTTAACATTCTTCTTCCGTTACATGCGTGAAATGGTTGAACAAGGATATATTTACATTGCTACTCCTCCTTTATATTTAGTTAAAAAAGGGCAAAAACGCGAGTATGCATGGGATGACAATCAACGTGATTTAATTGCTCAAAAAATGGGTGGCTCAGTAACTATTCAGCGTTATAAGGGTCTTGGAGAGATGAACGCAGAACAATTATGGGACACTACCATGAATCCTGAGTTTAGAACACTACGACAAGTTACTATTGACAACTTAACTGAAGCTGATAGAATATTCTCTATGCTAATGGGTGATGAAGTTCCTCCACGTAGAGATTTCATAGAAAAGAATGCAAAATATGCGAATATTGATGCATAA